A stretch of Argiope bruennichi chromosome 10, qqArgBrue1.1, whole genome shotgun sequence DNA encodes these proteins:
- the LOC129989296 gene encoding cuticle protein 19.8-like yields the protein MNSMIFLACLIALICCTASAGPLFPYAPAAYAPYAKGYYAPFLPAPAAVAAVPAAPAVPAVPAGYAAPAIPAPAAAVAAPVAPAAVPAVPAVYPYATSAALNYLGYSYGYPYYPYGYGALVAPYKK from the exons ATGAACTCGATG atcTTCCTCGCCTGTCTTATCGCTTTGATCTGCTGCACAGCCTCAGCTGGACCTCTATTTCCATATGCACCAGCAGCGTATGCTCCCTATGCAAAAGGCTACTATGCACCATTCCTACCAGCCCCAGCTGCAGTAGCCGCTGTGCCCGCAGCTCCTGCAGTACCAGCTGTACCTGCCGGTTATGCTGCCCCTGCCATTCCAGCTCCAGCTGCTGCCGTTGCCGCTCCTGTAGCACCAGCTGCTGTCCCGGCTGTACCTGCTGTCTATCCCTATGCCACTTCTGCTGCCCTCAATTACCTTGGTTACTCCTACGGATATCCCTATTACCCCTATGGATATGGTGCCTTGGTTGCTCCATACAAAAAGTGA